From a region of the Candidatus Omnitrophota bacterium genome:
- a CDS encoding Nramp family divalent metal transporter, with translation MAQAAAYFIKEAVTAMNDSVNNGRPGIWRNLVIFLGVMGPGIITANVDNDAGGIATYSVAGAHFGYSMLWVFIPMALALIVIQEMCSRMGVVTGKGLADLIREKFGVKVTFYAMAVFLFSNLTNTISEFSGIAASCEIFGISRYISLPIAAFLIWWIVVKGTYKSVEKIFLAACFFYLAYVMTGFLVKPQWGAVAKEFIKPTFSFNQAFILMIMGVVGTTIAPWMQFYQQSSVVEKGINVKDYKYARLDVIIGGIVVNVIAIFIIISCAATLFKSGVRIETAKDAALALRPLAGNYCTSLFAFGLLNASIFSAMILPLATAYSVCEGLGWEAGVDKRLKEAPQFYFLFTALIIMGAGIIMFPKINLIMVMLLSQAANSVFLPFVLIFMLLLINDKRLMGKYTNSAFFNTIAWATVIIMVFLTIALTVVSLMPAGHR, from the coding sequence GTGGCGCAGGCGGCCGCGTATTTCATCAAAGAGGCTGTAACGGCGATGAACGATAGTGTAAATAACGGAAGGCCGGGTATCTGGCGTAATCTCGTGATATTCCTGGGCGTCATGGGGCCCGGCATCATCACGGCCAATGTCGATAATGACGCGGGCGGCATCGCGACTTACTCGGTGGCCGGGGCGCATTTTGGTTATTCCATGCTCTGGGTATTTATTCCCATGGCGCTGGCGCTGATCGTCATCCAGGAGATGTGTTCCAGGATGGGCGTTGTTACGGGGAAAGGCCTCGCCGACCTCATAAGAGAGAAGTTCGGCGTCAAGGTGACCTTTTACGCGATGGCCGTCTTTCTCTTCTCGAATCTCACGAATACCATAAGCGAATTTTCCGGCATCGCGGCGAGCTGCGAGATATTCGGGATATCGCGCTATATATCACTTCCGATCGCGGCCTTTCTCATATGGTGGATAGTGGTAAAGGGCACGTACAAATCGGTGGAGAAGATATTCCTGGCGGCGTGCTTTTTCTACCTGGCGTACGTGATGACCGGTTTCCTCGTAAAGCCCCAATGGGGGGCCGTGGCGAAAGAGTTCATAAAGCCGACATTTTCTTTTAACCAGGCCTTTATACTTATGATAATGGGCGTCGTCGGTACGACGATCGCGCCGTGGATGCAGTTTTACCAGCAATCTTCCGTAGTCGAGAAAGGGATAAACGTAAAAGATTATAAATACGCGCGGCTCGATGTTATAATCGGCGGCATAGTGGTCAATGTCATCGCCATATTCATAATAATATCGTGCGCGGCCACGCTCTTTAAGAGCGGCGTGAGGATCGAGACCGCCAAAGACGCCGCTCTTGCCCTCCGGCCGCTCGCCGGGAACTACTGTACATCCCTTTTCGCGTTCGGGTTGTTGAACGCCTCCATCTTTTCGGCCATGATACTGCCGCTCGCGACGGCTTATTCGGTATGCGAAGGCCTCGGCTGGGAAGCGGGCGTCGACAAACGCCTGAAAGAAGCCCCGCAGTTCTATTTTCTATTTACGGCACTTATAATAATGGGCGCCGGTATCATAATGTTCCCGAAGATAAATCTGATAATGGTGATGTTGCTTTCACAGGCGGCAAATTCGGTCTTCCTGCCTTTTGTGCTGATATTCATGCTCTTGCTCATTAACGACAAGCGCCTGATGGGAAAATACACGAATTCCGCTTTTTTCAATACAATAGCCTGGGCAACTGTTATAATAATGGTCTTCCTGACAATAGCGTTAACGGTCGTAAGTCTTATGCCCGCCGGGCATAGATAA
- a CDS encoding hemolysin family protein, producing the protein MTIDALAKVALLLLLVLFAGITAASEISFIAANRLKLRRLASGGSKAAKIILKVVEIPERFFGTILVTNNVVGALIAVLVTAMVIHFTGNSGQAELAVATAVASFLIIISEVTAKTLATLYSEKMAMMLAMPMKALIAVFSPVVKIVEVITKAMIRMLGASSERRSALVTEEEIKTIIQAGEEEGVLHKDKSRMLFRILNFSEVVVRNVMAPRKDITSIDINANIDDILDKVQESGYSRIPVYKDNPDNIVGVINMKDLLGLSCNRGLILLQDIIYPATFVSGSKKVPELLKEFQKGHTHIAIVVDDRNKLEGIVTLEDLLEEIVGEIEDESDVRAQQGAKK; encoded by the coding sequence TTGACCATAGATGCGTTGGCAAAAGTCGCCTTGCTATTGTTATTAGTGCTGTTTGCCGGGATAACGGCGGCGTCGGAGATATCTTTCATCGCCGCAAACCGCCTTAAGCTCAGGCGGCTGGCTTCGGGCGGTTCCAAGGCGGCGAAGATAATCCTGAAGGTCGTGGAGATACCCGAGAGGTTCTTCGGGACGATACTCGTCACGAACAACGTCGTCGGCGCCCTGATAGCCGTGCTCGTGACTGCTATGGTCATACATTTTACGGGTAATAGCGGCCAGGCGGAGCTTGCCGTAGCGACCGCCGTGGCGTCGTTCCTTATAATAATATCGGAAGTTACGGCGAAGACGCTTGCTACGCTCTATTCGGAGAAGATGGCTATGATGCTCGCGATGCCGATGAAGGCGCTCATTGCGGTATTCTCGCCTGTTGTAAAGATAGTCGAGGTTATAACGAAGGCGATGATACGGATGCTGGGAGCAAGTTCCGAAAGAAGGTCGGCCCTCGTGACAGAGGAGGAGATAAAGACGATAATACAGGCGGGGGAAGAGGAAGGCGTCCTGCACAAAGACAAGTCCAGGATGCTTTTCAGGATATTGAATTTCAGCGAGGTCGTCGTCAGGAATGTCATGGCTCCCAGGAAAGACATAACCTCTATCGACATAAACGCGAATATCGACGATATCCTGGATAAAGTCCAGGAGTCGGGTTATTCCAGGATCCCAGTCTACAAGGATAACCCCGATAATATAGTGGGAGTAATAAATATGAAAGACCTGTTGGGCCTGTCATGCAACAGAGGCCTTATACTTTTGCAGGATATAATCTATCCGGCCACATTTGTCTCCGGCTCCAAGAAGGTGCCGGAACTCCTGAAGGAGTTCCAAAAAGGCCACACGCATATAGCTATAGTGGTCGACGACAGGAATAAATTGGAGGGCATAGTGACGCTGGAGGACCTATTGGAAGAGATTGTCGGCGAGATAGAGGATGAATCCGACGTCCGGGCCCAGCAGGGCGCCAAAAAATAG
- a CDS encoding DUF502 domain-containing protein — protein MSNIKHYFGAGLLITLPVFLTVYLLYIVFRFIDGIWGKVINFYLMKYFGFTIPGLGFILGILTIFIIGFIATKITNKKMFKMLESWFLRFPFISIVYPSARQIINSIFSKESPAFKKVVLVEYPSKGVWSVGFLTNDSFKQANDAAGAELLHVFIGTTPTPLSGFLTLIPKSQVKILDISIEAGIKLIVSGGIVKP, from the coding sequence ATGTCAAATATAAAGCATTATTTCGGCGCGGGTCTGCTGATCACTTTGCCGGTGTTCCTGACGGTGTATCTTCTTTATATCGTATTCCGGTTCATCGACGGCATATGGGGCAAGGTGATAAACTTCTACCTTATGAAATATTTTGGATTCACCATCCCGGGGCTGGGGTTTATCCTGGGCATCCTGACCATCTTCATCATCGGTTTTATAGCCACAAAGATCACCAATAAGAAGATGTTTAAGATGCTTGAGAGCTGGTTCCTCAGATTCCCGTTCATCAGTATAGTATATCCGTCTGCCAGGCAGATAATCAATTCCATATTTTCCAAGGAGAGCCCGGCGTTTAAAAAAGTGGTCCTTGTGGAATATCCGTCTAAGGGGGTCTGGTCCGTCGGGTTCCTTACGAATGACAGCTTTAAGCAGGCGAATGACGCCGCCGGCGCGGAACTTTTGCATGTATTTATCGGGACTACGCCTACGCCGTTAAGCGGATTCCTCACGCTCATACCTAAAAGCCAGGTGAAGATACTGGATATATCTATAGAGGCGGGCATTAAGCTTATCGTATCGGGAGGCATAGTAAAACCTTGA
- a CDS encoding CBS domain-containing protein, which translates to MTDIVKEAGEQAAAMFLYFSAVLEKDIVDVSGKFAGRIWDISVKSGEVYPKIGELIIENGFLKKTYASVPWSSVSVIEDNVRLSIASGDIKYGPGVKEYEFLVRRDIMDQQVVDTYNHKVRRVNDVHLLRVDHEFVIAHVDIGLRSLIRRLGWEKAVDLAVKAVNKDSKYLKTEELVPWKNIQPVTINPASMTMKLSVSEKQLLAIPAADLGDIIFDLTAKQRMALFRTLDIHTKANVFENLDFAEQKAILKELDKPEAAQIVTHMSPDEATDLLEKLPSGTVTNLLALIESNRAKKLSTLLGYSSDSAGGLMTTEFVSMSEGMSVGSAIEYIRTETKEYDTVPYIYIVDDKNHLKGVTTLRRLLFADTRDPALKTTFHKTIYVYLKNSVNEVAYLMDRYKISAIPVVDEKKIIHGIITMDDILSQLISIAWRRRPRISSKRL; encoded by the coding sequence ATGACCGATATCGTAAAAGAAGCCGGGGAACAGGCCGCGGCCATGTTCCTGTATTTTTCCGCGGTCCTCGAAAAAGATATCGTGGACGTTTCAGGAAAATTCGCAGGAAGGATATGGGACATATCCGTGAAGTCCGGAGAGGTCTACCCGAAGATCGGCGAGCTCATCATCGAGAACGGGTTCTTAAAGAAGACTTACGCCAGTGTGCCGTGGTCGAGCGTCTCCGTAATAGAAGATAACGTGAGGCTGAGCATAGCGTCGGGCGATATAAAATACGGCCCCGGGGTCAAGGAGTATGAATTCCTGGTAAGAAGAGACATCATGGACCAGCAGGTGGTCGATACTTATAACCATAAGGTACGGCGCGTCAACGATGTGCACCTCCTGAGGGTCGATCATGAGTTTGTGATTGCGCATGTCGACATAGGCCTGCGCAGTCTCATCCGCAGGCTCGGGTGGGAGAAGGCGGTGGACCTGGCAGTCAAAGCGGTAAATAAAGATTCGAAATATTTAAAGACCGAGGAGCTTGTTCCCTGGAAGAATATCCAGCCGGTCACGATAAACCCCGCCAGTATGACGATGAAGCTTTCGGTCTCGGAGAAACAACTTTTAGCCATTCCCGCGGCCGATCTCGGAGATATAATATTCGACCTTACCGCGAAACAGAGGATGGCGCTTTTCAGGACGCTTGATATACACACCAAGGCAAATGTCTTCGAGAACCTCGACTTTGCCGAGCAGAAGGCCATCTTAAAGGAATTGGACAAGCCGGAAGCGGCCCAGATCGTGACGCATATGTCGCCGGATGAGGCGACAGATCTATTGGAGAAACTTCCTTCCGGCACGGTAACGAACCTCCTTGCGCTCATAGAATCGAACCGGGCAAAGAAACTCTCGACCCTCCTTGGGTATTCGAGCGATTCGGCCGGCGGGCTTATGACTACAGAATTCGTCTCCATGTCCGAAGGCATGTCGGTCGGATCGGCGATAGAGTATATCAGGACCGAGACAAAGGAATACGATACGGTGCCGTATATCTATATAGTAGACGACAAGAATCACCTGAAAGGCGTGACTACCTTAAGGAGACTGCTCTTCGCCGATACCCGGGACCCGGCGCTGAAGACGACTTTCCACAAGACGATATATGTCTACCTCAAGAACAGCGTTAACGAGGTGGCTTATTTGATGGACAGATACAAGATATCGGCGATACCTGTGGTAGATGAAAAAAAGATAATACACGGCATAATAACGATGGACGATATATTGAGCCAGCTTATATCGATCGCGTGGCGCAGGCGGCCGCGTATTTCATCAAAGAGGCTGTAA
- a CDS encoding response regulator, which produces MKKVLVIDDEKEFCSFLKENLELLGRYRVFTATNGKEGLQSAKTERPDLILLDIMMPHMNGLEVLKRLKEDEKTISIPVIMLTALEDDESRSKTSYLYCEDYIVKPIKLSVLIPKMDEMLGKGSGGAF; this is translated from the coding sequence ATGAAAAAAGTCCTGGTGATAGACGACGAGAAGGAGTTCTGTTCTTTCCTGAAGGAGAACCTTGAATTGCTGGGCAGGTACAGGGTATTTACGGCGACGAACGGCAAAGAAGGCCTCCAGTCCGCCAAGACGGAGAGACCGGACCTGATACTGCTGGACATAATGATGCCGCATATGAACGGGTTGGAGGTCCTGAAGAGGCTGAAAGAAGACGAGAAGACCATCTCTATTCCGGTCATCATGCTCACCGCTCTTGAGGACGACGAATCGAGATCTAAAACGTCGTATCTCTACTGTGAAGACTATATCGTAAAGCCCATCAAACTTAGCGTCCTCATACCCAAGATGGACGAAATGCTGGGGAAGGGAAGCGGCGGCGCATTTTAA